One Manduca sexta isolate Smith_Timp_Sample1 chromosome 28, JHU_Msex_v1.0, whole genome shotgun sequence DNA window includes the following coding sequences:
- the LOC115445143 gene encoding E3 ubiquitin-protein ligase UBR5 isoform X3: MSTMHFVVHPLPGTEDQLIDRLREVADRWNRYGTGAGSSALSSLRGVRAVAAGPAHIACLLEDGTICRAAFSIIPDRLDLSKTDASKNGGNGGGGSGGGGTSGGKQGGSGGGCGSRQQPRTRARIMRNSIRAAPSSQGSTSRATGVIIGASGSGRVVSVPAPFVPEDLVTQAQVVLQGKSRSLIIRELQRTNLDVNLAVNNLLSRDDEEGEEPEGGEGGDGYVPEDLISLLDGGFHAAQQDQSVIIDADTMFSEDIFGYAAIRSRSGGGGGGGSSGGRGGASRESSSSTQERPSEFSRWRERQYFGPRRWLESALRDTSWDKDGTESKKKDSAMSASPLWVSEELEYWDSNIRFTHIAATYSELIAISTQGQLHQWRWADAHPYQRNDGSSSTNAYHPRANWLGLASGERIVNISAAGIRVSVLTDSGRIATFLDESIAHAPGASRLEHPLQPFMEFGSDKAVSLHVCSLYTVARLDSGALYWWGVLPLGQRARLWEKHRARSRKQQRGHSSTTPQDLQAGQSVTMKNAPMYQPGAIGFNMSTGVPKVGILQNAAWNLSDMCRFKLLPPPQPDRSVSDKDKRDLQNQSPLTVSSVKASSSSSSKDAGKDSNKDMADRLDMPPPPSPASSTCSDTSTSHKRAKRVTVRGEEGSSNDGSKRDEEEWPLKEVVFLEDVKSVPLGRVLKVDGAYAAVRFPTIGKDGKEVVPSAPDDWTTLLQDCRLVRKDDLIAVKWGAGGAGPRGPDCLQRSPRKIALPPEIQVITIAVDNRGVHAVVRRPGGTLAYAVYAVGTTRALTDSTFPTDNNALLGYSNGQAIQLATAAEGSEPVVMMLDGNSALYPVSRDCVGMVREPPALNVSPARALVAHALPLHPHAAHQNHHNHHNALKSQVALIIIVPEPQLMMPRVLRCDLDGVRQLLHQLETDNNKQQILAILQERCDGNRNILHACVHMCAPTSNKEPDIVENSMPNLAGGTGGNSTNAEEAVPAISWPPETFEASGDEDSLMGLTNNGKMSGSSNGAGAVSSDPAERRGNALAALRALCESTTLQPYLMQLLTAKDGMGQTPLMAAVAERAYRAALVILDAIRACTDADETQRSEAIFPPNAHPDHSPLLVLCCNDTCSFTWTGQEHINQDIFECKTCGLTGSLCCCTECAKVCHKGHDCKLKRTSPTAYCDCWEKCRCKALVGGNWAARCDLLARLARDTQLATHFNSRGESILLFLVQTVGRQAVEQRQFRAGGGRGRGPRKQPGSDAEVDAPDHDLEPPRFARRALLHLLGDWPAVEAAVMCGAAGGAGSGGGASEEARPAGRAPSRAASPAPHQSGTTLLDKFTHALIVKCTNEMLDTLLHTLIREQQNDTIPGRAERAREVARRFVRSVARIFVIFSVEMAPGAAKKKGPLSITSSLVRCRRVFAALVALSVEELVEAADALLAPVRLGVVRPTAPFPLATTYVDLVNGSEDLFGVEPLSTGHSRLAHARRESNATGSRGAAAGGTSMGSSTLVPDRSSTPVATEYADDVAGEALGGDDDASETDEPNVPAPVPPPDAQHHDDAMGERGQEQHVVVENGTERAEGGESESELDLLAEVETESDSDDQDNAESAQRSVQTGATQGSDAGIASLLLYPEDSSGDSTQPEDEDSEAGETDEPDGEADPPLHDGETLERRAAPPARPNLAPHSMQWAIRSRESSRGTSGNTGGVRLTGGSSLVFIDPASLRRSAAAAAAGAHDPHSTSTTASCLARAFGIVIRQIADLLWEYERVTLPLPRMVPLVYREALRLQCYLERQLKPTWDWLVTVMDATEAQLRFGASLTSNNAGTSGTDTNRSSVPATRRTPSLTSPATRIIGFSEGPRARDREQGVEAGSARREFLAYCLSLLRAHSAEHAEQLPVLDVAALKHVAYVLDALVYYMRAAQPQPHHHQHLWTQDENENEEGDEEMVVGGGAAAESDSESEGARGRAHSFFQRSDSTLCLGCPPPDPFNMTMQDALPLADQPQLLQPNARREELFGMPRQLVTVPPAGDAPPGVNNPLEGTLVPRRLGLSTRGTDRGWSPPTRPASAPPTHNHTLTRDEPQDLSCTKDTATKMDIDTDGEYLSDSDSNETKNIPRKKHHRHPHTMSSSSNIEESNTQPSEFHTLVNTVCSIIEAPHQQNIPVTNSPGPSGSGSAAVESRASSSRSPGKTVIGELLSAPDPLESQEISAHVTVETTGLPPPPLLPSLSTPSQPRACPSLGASVSHDLLLGRWRLSLDLFGRVFTEDVGLEPGSVVAELGGFPVKEVKFRRDMEKLRNSQQRDLTLHKMERDRAKLLQQTFAELNSAFAGQNRRAHSAQPPLAVNRVKVTFRDEPGEGSGVARSFYTSVAEALLANEKLPPLESTTGSGSNSSNSNGTSGSAGAATGGTSGNSSARGGGRARSKEAARRAGARAAAPRAPAAREPRRVLSVDARPYSPQAAPGTEGAGYSGDRSGGHNDHLTHHQAQLGERLYPRVHSLHPTFAGKITGMLLELTPAQLLVLLASEDALRQKVREAMDLIVMHPSEAILDLDVFSVSERGGTGAAGGASSGGSTAGAGASVSGAATATPDDAAPLFYSPGKRGYYSPRQGRATPERINAFRNVGRIIGLCLLQNELCPMFLNRHVLKYVLGRPVRFHDLAFFDPVVYESLRQLVVDAETGDSHSLFAALDLNFSLEMCEEEGGGCVELVPGGRELEVTAHNVYDYVRKYAQHRMLLSQEKALEAMRVGVLDVLPESALEGLTAEDLRLLLNGVGDINVTALVSYTSFNDESGEPPERLARFKRWLWAIVDKMTHLERQDLVYFWTGSPALPASEEGFQPMPTVTIRPADDAHLPTANTCISRLYIPLYSSRHVLKHKLLLAIKTKNFGFV; encoded by the exons ATGTCTACAATGCATTTTGTGGTCCATCCTTTGCCTGGCACAGAGGATCAACTAATAGACAG gcTTCGAGAAGTGGCGGACCGTTGGAACAGATATGGAACGGGCGCCGGCTCCTCTGCACTCAGCTCTTTGCGTGGAGTGCGTGCTGTGGCAGCCGGGCCGGCTCATATCGCCTGCTTACTCGAAGATGGGACGATATGTCGCGCAGCTTTCTCCATCATTCCTGACAGGCTGGATCTGAGCAAAACAGATGCTAGTAAAAATGGCGGGAATGGCGGAGGAGGTAGCGGCGGTGGGGGGACAAGTGGCGGGAAGCAAGGAGGAAGCGGAGGCGGTTGTGGCTCTCGCCAACAACCACGTACTAGAGCTCGTATCATGAGGAATTCTATACGGGCTGCGCCCAGTTCACAAg GTTCGACAAGCCGCGCTACGGGTGTTATAATCGGAGCATCGGGTTCTGGACGCGTGGTGTCAGTGCCGGCGCCGTTCGTGCCAGAAGATCTCGTTACTCAAGCGCAGGTAGTGCTTCAGGGCAAGAGCAGGAGCCTCATTATTAGAGAATTACAG CGTACAAATTTGGACGTGAACCTGGCGGTAAACAACTTGCTGTCGCGTGACGATGAAGAGGGTGAAGAGCCGGAGGGTGGTGAGGGGGGCGACGGGTACGTGCCCGAGGACCTCATCTCGCTGCTGGACGGCGGCTTTCATGCGGCGCAGCAGGACCAGTCCGTCATCATTGACGCTGACACCATGTTCTCGGAGGACATCTTCGGGTACGCGGCCATCAGAAG CCGCAGCGGGGGCGGTGGTGGCGGCGGCAGCAGTGGCGGCCGCGGCGGCGCCAGTCGGGAGAGTAGCAGCTCCACGCAGGAGCGTCCGTCGGAGTTCAGCCGGTGGCGCGAGCGCCAGTACTTCGGCCCACGTAGGTGGCTCGAATCAGCGCTGCGTGATACCTCGTGGGATAAAGATGGAA CTGAAAGCAAGAAGAAGGACTCTGCGATGTCCGCTTCGCCGCTGTGGGTGTCGGAGGAGCTTGAGTACTGGGACAGCAACATCCGGTTTACGCACATCGCAGCCACTTACAGCGAGCTCATCGCGATTTCCACGCAGGGACAGTTGCATCAGTGGCGCTGGGCAGACGCTCATCCATATCAGCGGAATGAT GGCTCGAGCTCTACAAACGCGTACCATCCACGCGCTAACTGGCTGGGCCTGGCCTCGGGCGAGCGCATCGTGAACATCAGCGCGGCCGGCATCCGCGTGTCGGTGCTCACCGACTCCGGACGTATCGCCACCTTCCTTGATGAATCTATTG ctCACGCACCTGGTGCGTCTCGTCTGGAGCACCCTCTACAACCATTTATGGAATTTGGATCTGACAAAGCAGTTTCTCTGCATGTGTGCTCTTTGTATACTGTGGCGAGACTCGATTCTGGAGCATTGTATTGGtg GGGCGTATTGCCGCTAGGTCAGCGAGCTCGCCTGTGGGAGAAGCATCGCGCACGTTCCCGCAAGCAGCAGCGCGGACACTCGTCCACTACGCCGCAGGACCTGCAGGCTGGCCAGAGCGTTACCATGAAGAACGCTCCCATGTACCAGCCGGGAGCTATCG GATTCAACATGTCAACTGGAGTGCCAAAAGTAGGCATCTTACAGAATGCTGCTTGGAATCTCTCTGACATGTGTCGCTTCAAACTACTGCCGCCTCCGCAACCTGACCGTTCTGTTTCCGACAAAGACAAGAGAGATCTACag AATCAGTCTCCACTCACGGTTTCGTCAGTGAAGGCTTCGTCTAGCAGCAGCAGCAAGGACGCAGGCAAAGACAGCAATAAAGACATGGCTGACAGACTCGACATGCCGCCGCCGCCCAGTCCGGCGTCATCTACCTGCAGCGACACTAGCACTTCACACA AACGTGCAAAAAGAGTGACTGTGCGCGGCGAGGAAGGTTCGTCTAACGATGGCTCCAAACGCGACGAGGAAGAGTGGCCACTCAAGGAGGTCGTATTCCTTGAGGATGTAAAGAGTGTTCCGCTTGGCCGGGTCCTGAAAGTCGACGGCGCTTACGCGGCAGTGCGATTCCCTACTATAGGGAAAGATGGCAAAGAAGTTGTGCCATCAGCGCCAGACGACTGGACTACCTTGTTACAAGATTGCCGTCTCGTAAGGAAAGATGACTTGATTGCCGTGAAGTGGGGCGCAGGCGGTGCCGGTCCCCGCGGCCCTGATTGCCTCCAACGTTCGCCGAGGAAGATCGCGCTTCCCCCTGAGATACAAGTCATCACTATTGCT GTGGACAATCGCGGCGTTCACGCTGTGGTCCGTCGGCCGGGTGGCACGCTTGCATACGCTGTATACGCGGTGGGCACTACGCGGGCCCTTACTGACAGCACATTCCCTACTGACAATAATGCACTTCTGGGATACTCCAATGGACAGGCTATCCAGCTAGCTACAGCAGCGGAA GGCAGCGAGCCAGTGGTGATGATGTTAGATGGCAACAGCGCACTGTACCCGGTGTCGCGCGACTGCGTGGGCATGGTGCGTGAGCCGCCCGCGCTCAACGTGTCGCCCGCGCGCGCACTGGTCGCGCACGCGTTACCGCTGCACCCGCACGCTGCGCACCAGAACCATCACAACCACCATAACGCGCTCAAGTCGCAG GTTGCCCTGATAATAATTGTGCCAGAGCCGCAGCTTATGATGCCCCGCGTGCTCCGCTGCGATCTTGATGGAGTGCGTCAGCTGCTGCATCAACTGGAAACTGATAATAACA AGCAACAAATCCTGGCAATCCTACAGGAGCGCTGTGACGGCAACCGGAATATACTCCATGCTTGCGTTCACATGTGCGCACCTACATCCAACAAGGAGCCAGACATTG TGGAAAATTCTATGCCGAACTTAGCTGGGGGCACCGGTGGCAATAGTACTAATGCTGAGGAGGCGGTGCCAGCGATCTCGTGGCCGCCAGAGACGTTCGAGGCTTCCGGCGACGAAGATAGCTTGATGGGTCTTACAAATAATGG CAAAATGTCCGGCAGCAGTAATGGTGCAGGCGCGGTTAGCTCGGACCCAGCGGAACGTCGTGGTAACGCTCTGGCAGCCCTGCGCGCTTTATGTGAAAGCACTACCTTACAGCCGTACCTCATGCAGCTGCTCACTGCTAA GGACGGTATGGGTCAGACACCATTGATGGCGGCGGTGGCGGAGCGCGCGTATCGAGCGGCACTGGTAATCCTGGACGCGATTCGCGCGTGCACTGATGCAGACGAGACTCAGCGCTCAGAGGCAATCTTCCCACCCAACGCGCACCCCGATCATTCGCCGCTCCTTGTGCTTTGTTGCAATGACACCTGCAGCTTCACCTGGACTGGGCAAGAGCACATAAATCAG GACATATTTGAATGTAAGACGTGCGGCCTGACTGGATCACTTTGCTGTTGCACAGAATGTGCTAAG GTATGCCACAAAGGACACGATTGCAAGTTAAAACGTACCTCACCGACCGCATACTGTGATTGCTGGGAGAAGTGCCGTTGCAAAGCACTCGTCGGTGGCAACTGGGCGGCACGCTGCGACCTTTTGGCCAGACTGGCGAGAGATACACAGCTTGCAACACATTTTAACTCAAG GGGCGAGTCAATCCTCCTATTCCTGGTGCAGACAGTGGGTCGACAGGCGGTGGAGCAGCGCCAGTTCCGCGCCGGTGGCGGCAGAGGTCGTGGCCCGCGCAAACAGCCCGGATCTGACGCTGAAGTCGATGCACCCGATCATGACCTCGAACCACCTAGATTCGCTCGACGTGCCCTTTTGCATCTATTGG GCGACTGGCCAGCGGTGGAGGCGGCGGTGATGTGTGGAGCGGCGGGTGGTGCGGGGAGTGGTGGCGGCGCGTCGGAGGAGGCGCGCCCTGCCGGCCGCGCGCCTTCACGCGCTGCCAGCCCTGCGCCGCACCAGTCGGGCACCACGCTGCTCGACAAGTTTACGCACGCACTTATAGTCAAGTGCACCAATGAG ATGCTGGATACCTTGCTGCATACTTTGATTCGCGAACAACAAAATGACACCATTCCGGGACGCGCAGAGCGGGCGCGCGAGGTTGCGCGCCGATTCGTACGGTCTGTTGCcagaatatttgttatattcagTGTTGAAATGGCCCCCGGCGCAGCAAAAAAGAAAGG gccTTTATCAATAACATCGTCTCTGGTGCGCTGCCGGCGTGTTTTCGCCGCTTTAGTGGCTCTTTCTGTGGAAGAACTAGTCGAAGCCGCGGATGCTCTTCTCGCCCCGGTTCGTCTCGGTGTCGTGCGGCCAACGGCTCCTTTCCCTTTGGCGACAACTTACGTGGACCTCGTCAATGGAAGTGAAGACCTCTTTGGAGTAGAGCCACTTTCTACAGGGCATTCGCGCCTGGCTCATGCACGCAG ggaATCAAATGCAACTGGAAGCCGCGGTGCTGCTGCAGGAGGCACATCAATGGGCAGCTCGACATTGGTGCCCGACCGATCATCGACGCCTGTCGCGACCGAGTACGCTGACGATGTAGCCGGCGAGGCGCTGGGAGGCGACGATGACGCCTCGGAGACCGATGAGCCAAATGTACCCGCGCCTGTGCCGCCGCCGGACGCGCAACACCACGATGATGCAATGGGCGAGAG GGGACAAGAACAGCATGTGGTAGTTGAAAACGGAACTGAGCGCGCTGAAGGTGGTGAAAGTGAGAGCGAGTTGGATTTGCTAGCTGAAGTGGAAACAGAGAGCGACTCCGATGATCAGGACAACGCTGAATCGGCTCAGCGCAGTGTTCAAACTGGAGCCACGCAGGGTTCGGATGccg GCATAGCGTCGCTGCTTCTGTACCCGGAGGACTCAAGTGGGGACTCCACGCAGCCAGAAGACGAAGACTCTGAGGCGGGCGAGACCGACGAGCCCGATGGCGAGGCGGACCCACCGCTGCATGACGGCGAGACGCTGGagcgccgcgctgcgcccccCGCCAGACCCAATCTCGCGCCGCACTCCATGCAGTGGGCTATACG TTCGCGTGAGAGTTCTCGCGGCACGAGTGGCAACACGGGCGGTGTGCGTCTCACTGGCGGCTCGTCACTTGTGTTCATCGACCCAGCGTCGCTGCGCCGTTCGGCTGCCGCTGCCGCCGCTGGAGCACATGACCCTCACTCCACATCCACTACAGCTTCTTGTTTAGCCAGAGCTTTTG gCATCGTAATCCGCCAAATTGCTGACCTACTGTGGGAGTATGAACGCGTGACTTTGCCACTGCCCCGAATGGTGCCACTCGTATATCGCGAAGCTCTTCGCCTCCAATGTTATCTCGAGAGGCAACTAAAACCAACTTGGGACTGGCTTGTTACTGTTATGGATGCTACTGAGGCACAGCTTAG attTGGTGCTTCTTTGACGTCGAACAACGCTGGAACATCTGGTACAGATACTAATAGGTCGAGTGTGCCAGCTACGCGGCGAACTCCGTCTCTTACCTCGCCTGCGACGCGGATTATTGGATTTTCGGAAGGGCCACGAGCTAGAGATAGGGAACAAG GTGTAGAAGCTGGTAGCGCGCGACGCGAGTTCCTGGCGTATTGCTTGTCGCTGCTACGCGCGCACAGCGCTGAGCACGCGGAGCAACTGCCAGTGCTGGACGTGGCGGCGCTCAAGCATGTCGCGTACGTGCTCGACGCGCTCGTTTACTACATGCGCGCCGCGCAGCCGCAGCCGCACCACCACCAACACCTATGGACACAG gATGAGAATGAGAATGAAGAGGGCGACGAAGAAATGGTGGTTGGTGGCGGCGCCGCCGCTGAGTCTGACAGCGAGAGTGAGGGAGCTCGCGGCCGTGCGCACTCCTTCTTCCAACGATCTGACTCTACCTTGTGTCTCGGCTGTCCTCCACCGGATCCTTTCAACA TGACAATGCAAGACGCTCTGCCGCTGGCGGACCAGCCGCAGCTGCTGCAGCCGAACGCTCGGCGCGAGGAGCTGTTCGGTATGCCACGGCAGCTGGTCACCGTGCCGCCCGCCGGCGACGCGCCGCCGGGAGTCAACAACCCGCTTGAAGGTACAT TGGTTCCGCGTCGTCTTGGCTTATCTACGCGCGGCACAGATCGCGGATGGTCGCCACCGACGCGGCCCGCGTCTGCACCGCCCACGCACAACCACACATTGACCAGAGATGAACCACAG GATTTGTCATGCACGAAAGACACAGCAACAAAAATGGACATTGACACAGATGGTGAATACCTATCGGATTCAGATTCTAACGAAACAAAGAACATACCAAGAAAGAAACACCATAG ACACCCTCATACAATGTCTTCCAGCAGTAACATAGAGGAGTCTAATACACAACCTTCAGAATTCCACACGTTGGTGAATACTGTGTGTTCCATCATCGAGGCGCCACATCAGCAGAACATACCTGTCACTAATTCACCCG GTCCGAGCGGGTCAGGCAGCGCCGCCGTCGAATCACGTGCTTCTTCCTCACGGAGCCCTGGGAAGACTGTTATT ggAGAACTGTTGAGCGCGCCAGATCCATTGGAATCGCAAGAAATTTCGGCCCACGTGACTGTGGAAACCACAGGCCTTCCGCCGCCGCCGCTGTTGCCGTCGCTCTCTACGCCTTCGCAACC ACGCGCCTGTCCGTCACTTGGTGCTTCAGTATCGCATGACTTGCTGCTCGGACGATGGCGGCTTTCGCTCGATCTGTTTGGGCGCGTGTTTACGGAGGACGTTGGCTTGGAGCCCGGCTCTGTGGTCGCTGAACTCGGTGGCTTCCCCGTCAAGGAGGTCAAATTCCGCAGGGATATGGAGAAGCTAAGGAATTCGCAGCAGCGAGATTTGACTTTGCATAAG ATGGAGCGCGACCGAGCTAAGCTACTGCAACAGACATTTGCCGAGCTAAACAGCGCGTTTGCAGGACAGAACCGGCGCGCTCACAGTGCACAGCCGCCGCTTGCCGTTAACCGCGTAAAAGTCACCTTCCGCGACGAGCCTGGCGAGGGCAGCGGCGTCGCCAGGTCCTTCTATACCAGTGTCGCCGAG GCTCTGCTGGCAAATGAAAAACTACCACCTCTAGAGTCAACGACAGGTAGCGGGAGCAACAGCAGTAACAGTAATGGCACTTCTGGCTCTGCCGGTGCTGCCACTGGAGGAACAAGTGGCAATAGTAGTGCACG TGGCGGAGGTCGGGCGCGGTCCAAGGAAGCTGCGCGCCGAGCCGGCGCACGTGCCGCAGCGCCCCGCGCGCCTGCCGCCCGCGAGCCACGCCGCGTGCTTAGCGTGGACGCTCGACCCTACTCACCGCAG GCCGCACCGGGTACGGAGGGCGCAGGATACAGCGGAGACCGATCCGGGGGACATAACGACCACCTCACACATCATCAGGCACAACTCGGCGAACGACTTTATCCAAGA gtgcactctctacaCCCTACTTTTGCTGGGAAAATAACAGGAATGCTCTTGGAATTGACACCAGCACAACTTTTAGTACTTCTCGCAAGTGAAGACGCGCTGCGACAGAAAGTGCGCGAGGCTATGGATCTCATTGTGATGCACCCTTCTGAGGCAATACTAG ATCTAGATGTGTTCTCCGTCTCGGAGCGCGGAGGCACAGGCGCAGCGGGAGGCGCAAGCAGCGGCGGCAGCACAGCAGGCGCGGGCGCGTCCGTTTCAGGCGCGGCCACCGCTACGCCCGACGACGCTGCGCCGCTCTTCTATTCGCCCGGCAAGCGCGGCTATTACTCGCCAAGGCAAGGTCGTGCTACACCCGAACGAATCAACGCATTTAGAAATGTTGGcag gatAATCGGATTGTGTCTCCTTCAGAATGAATTGTGTCCCATGTTCCTGAATAGACATGTGCTGAAGTATGTGCTTGGTCGGCCTGTTCGCTTCCACGATTTGGCTTTCTTTGACCCAGTAGTTTACGAGAGTCTCCGGCAACTTGTTGTCGATGCCGAAACTGGCGATTCACATTCACTCTTTGCTGCTCTTGATCTCAACTTTAG CTTGGAAATGTGCGAAGAGGAAGGAGGTGGATGCGTGGAGCTGGTGCCCGGAGGTCGTGAATTAGAGGTGACAGCTCACAATGTTTATGACTACGTGCGCAAGTATGCTCAACATCGTATGCTGCTCTCACAGGAGAAGGCACTTgag GCAATGCGTGTTGGAGTTCTTGATGTGTTGCCTGAATCGGCGCTAGAAGGTTTAACTGCTGAAGATCTACGGCTTCTGCTGAATGGCGTTGGCGATATAAATGTTACTGCACTTGTCTCATATACTAGTTTTAATGATGAGAGTGGTGAGCCTCCAGAGAGACTCGCACGCTTCAAACGTTGGCTTTGGGCGATCGTCGACAAAATGACACATTTAGAAAGACAAGATCTC GTTTACTTCTGGACCGGTTCACCTGCCTTGCCTGCTTCCGAAGAAGGGTTCCAGCCTATGCCAACAGTGACGATACGGCCTGCGGACGACGCGCACTTGCCCACCGCCAATACTTGTATTTCGCGACTTTACATACCGTTGTACTCCTCGCGACATGTGCTCAAACACAAACTATTGCTAGCCATCAAAACTAAAAATTTCGGTTTCGTCTAG